In the Lysinibacillus sp. PLM2 genome, one interval contains:
- a CDS encoding stage V sporulation protein E — translation MFIFSAGTYWSSVHYEGEIPFYIRQSVYLVLALIMFVTVANMDWFRQEKTWITLYVISLILLVLVLIPGVGLSRNGSQSWIGIGPLTMQPAELVKITTLMYLSFLLSKVKSYERVVQLKHFLIILIPSGLIMLQPDFGSVFILVVASFVLLFVAKYPVKLYVSVILLGIVGLVGLIITAPYRLQRIEAFINPWADPLGAGFQGVQSLLAIGPAGILGHGFGDSRQKFLYLPEPQNDFIFSIILEEIGFLGGCVILALFGLFIYSGIGLAMQTTLSSDFYAIISLVCMIGFQACLNIGVVIGLIPVTGVTLPFISYGGTSLMIIWFVVAIIICFSQRTEVGK, via the coding sequence TTGTTTATTTTTTCTGCTGGTACATATTGGAGCTCCGTTCATTATGAGGGTGAGATACCTTTCTACATTAGGCAATCCGTCTATTTAGTTTTAGCATTAATCATGTTTGTAACAGTAGCAAATATGGACTGGTTTAGACAAGAAAAAACATGGATTACGTTATATGTCATTTCATTAATATTATTAGTATTGGTACTCATTCCTGGTGTTGGGTTATCACGTAACGGTTCACAAAGTTGGATTGGCATTGGACCTTTAACAATGCAACCAGCAGAATTAGTGAAAATTACAACGTTAATGTATTTAAGTTTTTTACTCAGTAAAGTAAAAAGCTATGAAAGAGTTGTCCAATTAAAGCACTTTTTAATTATTCTTATTCCAAGTGGATTAATTATGCTGCAGCCGGATTTTGGTTCAGTCTTTATTCTAGTAGTAGCTTCCTTTGTTTTACTATTTGTTGCGAAATATCCGGTGAAATTATATGTTTCAGTAATTCTCCTTGGAATCGTCGGTTTAGTTGGATTAATCATAACAGCTCCGTATCGACTTCAAAGAATTGAAGCATTTATCAACCCATGGGCTGACCCATTGGGAGCTGGATTTCAAGGGGTACAATCGTTACTTGCCATTGGACCAGCTGGAATTTTAGGACATGGATTTGGCGATAGTAGGCAAAAGTTCTTGTATTTACCCGAGCCACAAAATGATTTTATTTTTTCTATTATTTTAGAGGAAATTGGATTTTTAGGTGGCTGTGTCATACTTGCCTTATTTGGACTATTTATTTATTCAGGTATAGGACTAGCAATGCAAACAACATTAAGCTCAGATTTTTACGCTATTATTTCACTTGTCTGTATGATTGGCTTTCAAGCATGCCTTAATATCGGGGTAGTAATTGGATTAATACCAGTTACAGGTGTAACGTTACCATTTATCAGCTATGGTGGTACCTCATTAATGATCATTTGGTTTGTAGTAGCGATAATCATTTGCTTCTCACAGCGAACCGAAGTTGGTAAATAA
- the divIB gene encoding cell division protein DivIB yields MEKVIDIEDRIPTLREKRRKRTNKKFIILITLFFLTLFLLLYFQSPYSDVKNISIKGFNLVNEEEYLKQSNLQVGQSMWSFREKEVEENIKKLEWVKDVEVHKQWLTSVEIIIEEWPKVAYISENNSFYPILENGVVFKELGSSTPIDAPIFLEFEDSELRKRLLKELAGLEPTVLAMISQINATPTSSDPYAITLFMNDGYEVRAEITSLAEKLNYYPSIIAQIENNGEFEKGIIDIEVGTYYRSYSEEYKIDVLDPTEENSDITEQEVSENE; encoded by the coding sequence ATGGAGAAAGTAATTGATATAGAAGATCGCATACCAACGCTACGAGAAAAAAGAAGAAAAAGAACAAATAAAAAATTCATTATTTTAATCACGTTATTTTTTCTAACCTTATTTTTACTCCTTTATTTCCAATCACCATACAGTGATGTTAAGAACATTAGCATTAAAGGATTTAATCTTGTAAATGAGGAAGAATATTTAAAACAATCAAATTTGCAAGTTGGACAGTCTATGTGGAGTTTCCGTGAAAAAGAAGTTGAGGAAAATATAAAAAAGCTAGAATGGGTTAAAGATGTTGAGGTTCATAAACAATGGTTGACAAGTGTGGAAATTATTATTGAGGAATGGCCAAAAGTCGCCTACATCTCTGAAAATAATTCCTTTTACCCAATATTGGAAAATGGAGTGGTTTTTAAGGAGTTAGGTTCCAGTACTCCTATAGATGCGCCGATATTTTTGGAGTTTGAAGATAGTGAATTGAGAAAAAGGTTACTAAAAGAATTGGCTGGACTTGAACCAACTGTCTTAGCAATGATCTCTCAAATCAATGCTACACCTACTAGCTCAGACCCATATGCTATCACATTATTCATGAATGATGGTTATGAGGTGAGGGCTGAAATAACTTCACTTGCTGAGAAATTAAATTATTATCCTTCCATTATTGCTCAAATTGAAAATAATGGAGAATTTGAAAAAGGAATTATTGATATTGAAGTTGGGACATATTATAGATCCTATTCAGAAGAATATAAGATCGATGTTTTGGATCCCACAGAAGAGAATTCTGATATAACTGAACAGGAAGTGTCAGAAAATGAGTAA
- the ylxW gene encoding UPF0749 protein YlxW — protein sequence MSNKYMKPPSKKQLIILIVCIVTGFIIGYSYNLSKDNKKVTSPYVDQEESYREELIGQQERNKELMEELNSLQNKIRDYEKTFASNEDQYENLVQEAERLRLILGEIPSVGQGVKITLDDGEYDPNNTNPNDYIVHESHIFKVINELKISGAEAISINGKRLETNSYINCTGPVISIDGEQFPAPFTIEAVGNSETLIASLKIVGGVFDQLLNDQIVVTIEQSGQVVMPSVNDKQS from the coding sequence ATGAGTAACAAATATATGAAGCCACCTTCAAAAAAACAATTGATTATTCTAATTGTATGTATCGTGACGGGATTTATTATAGGATATTCGTACAATTTATCAAAAGACAATAAGAAGGTAACAAGTCCCTATGTGGATCAAGAAGAATCCTATCGTGAAGAGCTAATTGGACAACAGGAGAGAAATAAAGAACTAATGGAAGAACTAAATAGTCTTCAAAATAAAATACGTGATTATGAGAAGACTTTTGCTTCAAATGAAGATCAGTATGAAAATCTTGTTCAAGAGGCTGAACGATTACGTTTGATATTAGGTGAAATTCCTTCGGTTGGACAAGGTGTGAAAATTACGTTAGATGATGGGGAATACGATCCAAATAATACAAATCCAAACGATTATATTGTTCATGAAAGTCACATATTTAAAGTGATTAATGAATTAAAAATTTCAGGTGCAGAGGCCATCTCTATTAATGGAAAACGACTTGAAACAAATTCATATATCAATTGTACAGGCCCTGTAATTTCAATAGATGGAGAACAATTCCCAGCACCATTTACAATTGAGGCAGTAGGCAATTCGGAGACATTGATTGCTTCTTTAAAAATTGTTGGAGGAGTTTTTGACCAATTACTTAATGACCAAATCGTTGTCACAATCGAACAAAGCGGACAAGTTGTAATGCCTTCTGTGAACGACAAGCAAAGCTAG
- the ylxX gene encoding UPF0749 protein YlxX, which yields MDKKVVTRITIVSFIVGLMISVQYNTVKKPAERDTRDTWEIRQELSEEKKRHSQLLADILTLNEIVDVYENTATEDQGEILKSTVEELQLKAGLLEVTGPGLILTITPAIELIQSGFKIEPISPELLYRLLNEIYRFDGLYVEIDGQRVVHTTAIRDINGVTTVNGIPIRETNVEIRIITESFEKAEKLYSYLYASTFKDAFYIDNLNLEIGPAKKEITVSEYDGTLSNKYLSENKGE from the coding sequence ATGGATAAGAAGGTAGTTACCCGAATAACGATTGTATCTTTTATTGTAGGACTAATGATTTCTGTACAATATAACACAGTAAAAAAGCCAGCTGAAAGGGATACTCGTGATACATGGGAAATCCGGCAAGAACTATCTGAGGAGAAAAAGAGACACTCTCAATTATTAGCAGACATACTAACACTAAATGAAATTGTCGATGTCTATGAAAATACAGCTACAGAAGATCAAGGAGAAATATTAAAAAGTACTGTGGAAGAGTTACAACTTAAAGCTGGTCTTCTTGAAGTGACGGGACCAGGGTTAATTTTAACGATTACCCCTGCAATCGAATTGATACAATCTGGTTTTAAGATTGAGCCTATATCTCCGGAGTTATTGTATCGTTTATTAAATGAAATATACCGTTTTGATGGTTTGTATGTTGAAATCGATGGTCAAAGAGTGGTTCATACAACTGCGATAAGAGATATTAATGGTGTCACAACAGTGAATGGGATTCCAATACGTGAAACAAATGTTGAAATACGTATTATTACTGAATCCTTTGAAAAAGCAGAAAAACTATATAGCTATTTATATGCTTCCACATTTAAAGATGCATTTTATATTGATAATTTAAATCTTGAAATTGGCCCAGCAAAAAAAGAAATAACTGTTTCAGAATATGATGGAACTTTATCAAACAAGTATTTATCCGAAAATAAAGGGGAATAG
- the sbp gene encoding small basic protein, with translation MWLPFLGLILGLALGLLTDIQIPSMYENYLSIAVLAALDTLFGGIRAHLQQVYNDKVFISGFFFNILLACGLAFIGVHLGVDLYLAAIFAFGVRLFQNIAVIRRILIQKWDERHIKKSEKTVE, from the coding sequence ATGTGGTTGCCATTTTTAGGATTAATATTAGGACTCGCCTTAGGATTGCTAACTGATATTCAGATCCCTTCAATGTATGAAAACTATTTATCGATAGCAGTTCTTGCAGCATTGGATACACTTTTCGGAGGAATCCGAGCACATCTTCAACAAGTGTATAATGACAAAGTGTTTATATCAGGATTTTTCTTCAATATTTTGTTAGCGTGTGGTCTTGCATTTATAGGGGTCCATTTAGGAGTTGACTTGTATTTAGCTGCCATTTTTGCATTTGGTGTCCGTCTCTTCCAAAATATAGCTGTCATTCGACGAATTTTGATACAAAAATGGGATGAGAGACATATAAAAAAGAGTGAAAAAACAGTAGAATAG
- the ftsA gene encoding cell division protein FtsA — protein MNNQDIYISLDIGSSSIKVLIGEVNNEQLHVIGVGNVKTNGVRKGAIVDIDATVQSIRKAVDEAERMTGISINQVVLGIPANQTILQSVKGVVAVNSENREITDGDLERVIESAQVMSIPPERELVNLIPRQFIVDNLDEIKDPRGMIGIRLEMDATMITTSKTLLHNVLRCVERAGLKIREIYLQPLAAGYFALTEDEKSQGTAFIDLGGGSTTIAVFEDDLLTHTGVIPVGGDHVTKDLSIILKTTTEQAEKIKKQYGHAFYEDASEDEIFEVPVTGTDIVDQYNQKYISEIIGVRLEELFELVLDKLAEMGVRDLPGGIVISGGVAQLDGIAQLARQVMQTRVRIYTPDYIGVREPLYTTAVGLIKYANLEDEFYGRSGGSESVYQTVGAGSTPPKKQSNTAERLDNSNKTSVINKAKKLFDKFFE, from the coding sequence TTGAATAATCAAGATATATATATTTCTTTAGATATAGGTTCGTCATCAATTAAAGTATTAATTGGTGAAGTAAATAATGAACAACTGCACGTTATCGGTGTCGGTAATGTAAAAACTAACGGTGTTCGAAAAGGTGCGATAGTTGATATCGACGCAACGGTACAATCTATAAGAAAAGCAGTTGATGAAGCAGAACGTATGACTGGAATATCTATCAACCAAGTGGTATTGGGAATCCCTGCTAATCAAACAATACTACAATCAGTAAAAGGTGTTGTGGCTGTTAATAGTGAAAATAGAGAAATCACAGATGGAGATTTAGAAAGAGTAATAGAGTCCGCACAAGTAATGTCGATTCCGCCTGAAAGAGAATTAGTCAATTTAATACCCCGACAATTTATCGTCGATAATTTAGATGAGATAAAAGATCCCCGTGGCATGATTGGAATTCGTCTAGAAATGGATGCAACTATGATTACTACATCCAAAACCTTATTACATAACGTATTGCGTTGTGTGGAACGTGCTGGGTTAAAAATAAGAGAGATTTATCTACAGCCGTTAGCAGCTGGTTATTTTGCCTTAACTGAAGATGAAAAAAGTCAGGGAACTGCTTTTATTGATTTAGGTGGCGGTTCTACAACAATTGCAGTATTTGAAGATGACTTATTAACACATACAGGCGTCATTCCAGTTGGTGGAGATCATGTTACAAAGGATTTATCCATTATTTTAAAAACGACAACTGAGCAAGCTGAGAAAATAAAAAAACAATATGGACATGCATTTTATGAAGATGCTTCTGAGGATGAAATTTTTGAAGTTCCCGTAACAGGAACTGATATTGTGGATCAATATAATCAAAAGTATATTTCTGAAATTATTGGTGTTCGATTAGAAGAATTGTTTGAGTTAGTTTTAGATAAACTTGCTGAGATGGGCGTTCGCGATTTACCAGGTGGAATTGTCATCTCAGGTGGTGTGGCACAACTAGATGGAATAGCACAGCTTGCAAGACAAGTTATGCAAACACGTGTCAGAATTTATACCCCTGACTATATTGGTGTTCGTGAACCATTATATACAACTGCTGTTGGGTTAATTAAGTATGCTAATCTTGAAGATGAGTTCTACGGTAGAAGTGGGGGCTCTGAATCTGTCTATCAAACAGTAGGAGCAGGGTCAACTCCTCCTAAAAAACAATCGAATACAGCTGAAAGACTAGATAATAGTAATAAAACTAGCGTCATCAACAAAGCAAAAAAATTGTTTGATAAGTTTTTTGAATAA
- the ftsZ gene encoding cell division protein FtsZ, with protein sequence MLEFDTSIDQLANIKVIGVGGGGNNAVNRMIEHGVQGVDFIAVNTDAQALNLSKAQYKLQIGNKLTRGLGAGANPEVGKKAAEESREQIEEVLRGADMVFVTAGMGGGTGTGAAPVIASIARDLGALTVGVVTRPFSFEGKKRQTQAVGGIGAMKDAVDTLIVIPNDKLLQIVDKNTPMVEAFREADNVLRQGVQGISDLIATPGLINLDFADVKTIMSDKGSALMGIGIATGENRATEAAKKAISSPLLETSIDGAKGVIMNITGGTNLSLFEVQEAADIVASASDEEVNMIFGSVINENLTDEIIVTVIATGFTEESISQKTRIVNGTVRNNQAASRERVEPVHNEPNRPTQTTNQVQDDMLDIPTFLRNRNKNRG encoded by the coding sequence ATGTTGGAATTTGATACGAGTATCGACCAGCTAGCTAACATCAAGGTAATTGGCGTTGGTGGTGGTGGTAATAATGCAGTAAATAGAATGATTGAACATGGAGTACAGGGTGTTGATTTCATCGCAGTGAATACTGATGCTCAAGCTTTAAATCTATCAAAAGCTCAATATAAATTACAGATTGGTAATAAATTAACAAGAGGACTAGGTGCAGGTGCAAATCCAGAAGTAGGAAAGAAGGCTGCAGAGGAAAGTCGTGAACAAATTGAAGAAGTTCTTCGTGGTGCAGATATGGTTTTCGTAACTGCTGGTATGGGCGGAGGAACTGGAACTGGAGCAGCACCAGTAATCGCTTCAATAGCACGTGATTTAGGAGCATTAACTGTAGGTGTTGTGACACGACCATTTTCTTTTGAAGGTAAAAAGCGTCAAACTCAAGCAGTTGGCGGTATCGGAGCGATGAAGGATGCTGTAGATACACTGATTGTCATTCCTAATGATAAATTATTACAAATAGTAGACAAAAATACACCAATGGTAGAAGCATTCCGTGAAGCTGATAATGTATTACGTCAAGGTGTTCAAGGGATTTCAGATTTAATTGCAACTCCTGGTCTAATTAACCTTGATTTTGCCGATGTGAAAACAATTATGTCTGATAAAGGATCTGCTTTAATGGGTATTGGTATTGCAACAGGTGAAAACCGTGCAACTGAAGCTGCGAAAAAAGCAATTTCAAGTCCTTTACTAGAAACTTCAATTGATGGTGCTAAAGGTGTCATTATGAATATCACTGGTGGTACAAACTTAAGTTTATTTGAAGTACAAGAAGCTGCGGATATCGTTGCATCAGCATCGGACGAAGAAGTAAATATGATCTTTGGTTCGGTAATTAATGAAAATTTAACAGACGAGATTATTGTAACAGTAATCGCGACTGGTTTTACTGAGGAAAGTATTTCTCAAAAAACACGTATTGTGAACGGAACGGTTCGTAATAATCAGGCTGCTAGTCGAGAACGAGTAGAACCAGTGCATAATGAACCAAACCGTCCAACGCAAACAACAAACCAAGTACAGGATGATATGTTAGATATTCCAACATTTTTACGTAATCGAAATAAAAATCGTGGATAA
- the sigE gene encoding RNA polymerase sigma-35 factor, producing the protein MFKKIIAFFQKIWSKFRTKGTYYIGGHDSLPVPLTREEEMTVIEAFMNGDMRARDTLIERNLRLVVYIARRFDNTGTPIEDLISIGSIGLIKAIETFNTEKNIKLATYASRCIENEILMHLRKTSRMKGEVSLDEPLNSDPDGNELLLSDILGTDEEIIMNDVEKKIERATMFQAINGLSERERYIMECRFGLNGKQEMTQKEVADHLGISQSYISRLEKKIILDLREHLNQPIS; encoded by the coding sequence TTGTTTAAAAAAATAATAGCTTTTTTTCAAAAAATTTGGAGTAAGTTTCGAACTAAAGGAACGTACTATATAGGGGGGCACGATTCATTGCCAGTACCATTAACTAGAGAAGAAGAAATGACAGTTATTGAAGCCTTTATGAACGGAGATATGAGAGCTCGGGACACATTAATAGAAAGAAATTTACGACTCGTAGTCTATATTGCTAGACGATTTGATAATACCGGTACACCAATTGAGGATTTAATTAGTATCGGATCTATTGGATTAATAAAGGCAATCGAAACATTCAACACAGAAAAAAACATAAAACTAGCTACTTATGCATCCCGCTGTATTGAAAATGAAATCTTAATGCATCTACGAAAAACAAGTCGCATGAAAGGTGAAGTTTCTTTAGACGAACCTTTAAATTCTGATCCGGATGGAAATGAGTTATTGCTATCTGATATTTTAGGTACGGATGAAGAAATCATTATGAATGATGTTGAGAAAAAGATTGAACGTGCAACCATGTTCCAAGCAATCAATGGCTTAAGTGAAAGAGAAAGATACATCATGGAGTGTCGTTTTGGACTAAATGGTAAACAAGAAATGACACAAAAAGAAGTGGCCGATCATTTAGGAATTTCTCAATCGTATATTTCTAGGTTAGAGAAAAAAATAATTTTAGACTTAAGAGAACATTTGAATCAGCCAATTTCATAA
- a CDS encoding RNA polymerase sigma factor, translating to MVRTKVELCGVDTASLPVLKHEEMRELFVRLQNGEEWVRDELVICNLRLVLSIVGRFSYRGEQADDLFQVGCIGLLKAIDHFDLKHNVRFSTYAVPMIIGEIRRHLRDHHALRVSRSLRDIAYKAMQAKEKFISENLHEPTIEQLAEMIEMKKEDVLYALDAIQDPLSLQEPIYSDGGDAVFIMDQLRDDGVSEDQWVAYVSVKESMQKLDDRQQMILAKRFYYGETQTEIAKSLGISQAQISRLEKNAIETMQKDYKVN from the coding sequence ATGGTGCGAACAAAAGTAGAACTTTGTGGAGTTGATACTGCTTCTTTGCCAGTGCTAAAACATGAAGAGATGAGAGAGTTGTTTGTTCGACTACAAAATGGTGAAGAATGGGTTAGAGACGAGCTTGTCATTTGTAATTTAAGACTTGTATTAAGTATTGTAGGCAGATTTTCGTATCGTGGTGAACAAGCAGACGATTTGTTCCAAGTAGGTTGTATAGGATTATTAAAAGCAATTGACCACTTTGATTTAAAGCATAATGTTCGATTTTCAACATATGCTGTACCAATGATAATCGGAGAAATCCGCAGACATCTAAGAGATCATCATGCATTAAGAGTATCCCGCTCTTTAAGAGATATCGCATATAAAGCAATGCAAGCAAAAGAAAAGTTTATATCTGAAAACTTACATGAGCCGACGATTGAACAGTTGGCAGAAATGATTGAAATGAAGAAGGAAGACGTTTTATATGCACTTGATGCGATTCAAGATCCACTATCATTACAAGAGCCAATTTATTCTGATGGTGGAGACGCAGTGTTTATTATGGATCAATTGCGTGATGATGGTGTATCAGAGGATCAATGGGTCGCATATGTTAGTGTGAAAGAAAGTATGCAAAAATTAGATGATAGACAGCAAATGATATTAGCGAAGAGATTTTATTATGGCGAAACACAAACTGAAATTGCAAAATCACTAGGTATATCACAGGCCCAAATATCAAGATTAGAGAAAAATGCAATTGAAACGATGCAAAAAGATTATAAAGTAAATTAA
- a CDS encoding YggS family pyridoxal phosphate-dependent enzyme produces MAKISDNLRLIQKQIEDAKDRSNAQQDITIIAVTKQVTTERAIEAIESGIFHLGENRPEGLLAKKEEIEDRAKWHFIGSLQTRKVKQVINDIDYLHSLDRMSLAEEIEKRAERTVNCFVQANVSGEESKHGLAKEEVLSFIQSLSQFTKIRIVGLMTMAPNTDDEVIIRKVFSDLKKLQQEVVKLNLPYAPCTELSMGMSNDFAIAVEEGATFVRIGTALVG; encoded by the coding sequence ATGGCTAAAATTAGTGATAATTTGAGACTAATTCAAAAACAAATCGAAGATGCAAAAGATAGATCAAATGCACAGCAAGATATAACAATTATTGCAGTTACGAAACAAGTTACTACTGAAAGAGCCATAGAAGCAATTGAATCAGGAATTTTCCATTTAGGAGAAAACCGACCAGAAGGATTATTGGCAAAGAAAGAAGAAATAGAAGATAGAGCCAAATGGCATTTCATTGGTTCGCTGCAAACACGAAAAGTAAAACAAGTGATAAATGATATTGATTATCTTCATTCCTTAGATCGTATGAGCCTAGCAGAAGAAATTGAGAAACGAGCAGAAAGAACTGTAAATTGTTTTGTTCAAGCCAATGTTTCTGGAGAAGAATCTAAACATGGTCTTGCAAAAGAAGAAGTTTTGTCATTTATTCAATCATTATCACAGTTTACGAAGATTCGAATAGTTGGATTAATGACAATGGCGCCAAATACTGATGATGAAGTCATAATAAGAAAAGTATTTTCAGATTTAAAAAAATTACAACAAGAAGTTGTTAAATTAAATTTACCATATGCACCTTGTACTGAATTATCAATGGGAATGTCAAATGATTTTGCAATTGCGGTTGAAGAAGGTGCGACATTTGTAAGGATTGGTACAGCTCTTGTTGGATAG
- the sepF gene encoding cell division protein SepF encodes MSVKNKIKNFFYLEEEDEEEVVQPSNQPLVKQQEAPIKSRAKKERKFESEAPKNVVSIQAANSMKNSKVVIIEPRVYAEAQDIAEHLKNKRAIIVNLQRIDREQGVRIIDFLSGAVYALAGDIQRIGNDIFLCTPDNVEVSGEVSNYLYDDNQ; translated from the coding sequence ATGAGCGTGAAGAATAAAATTAAAAATTTCTTTTATTTAGAAGAAGAAGACGAAGAAGAAGTTGTACAACCTTCCAATCAACCTTTAGTCAAACAACAAGAGGCTCCAATCAAATCTCGTGCGAAAAAAGAAAGAAAATTTGAATCAGAAGCACCAAAAAATGTTGTAAGTATACAGGCTGCGAATTCAATGAAAAACTCAAAAGTGGTCATTATCGAGCCACGTGTTTATGCAGAAGCACAAGATATTGCCGAACACTTAAAGAATAAACGAGCGATTATTGTGAATTTGCAACGGATTGATCGCGAACAAGGTGTACGTATTATTGATTTTTTAAGCGGGGCAGTATATGCATTAGCTGGTGATATTCAACGTATTGGCAATGATATTTTCCTTTGTACACCAGATAATGTTGAAGTTTCGGGAGAAGTTTCAAATTATTTATATGATGATAACCAATAA
- the ylmG gene encoding putative membrane protein YlmG, giving the protein MGLSEIYYFIYMLFTVYQFMIIGYILMSWIPSLQESSIGRILGKLVEPYLGIFRKFIPPIGMIDFSPIIALLLLGFIRQGVLIVVQNIYMTFF; this is encoded by the coding sequence ATGGGTTTAAGCGAAATTTATTATTTTATTTATATGCTATTTACAGTATACCAATTTATGATTATTGGTTATATATTAATGTCGTGGATACCATCTCTACAAGAGTCTAGTATTGGACGAATACTTGGTAAATTGGTAGAGCCTTATTTAGGTATTTTTAGAAAATTCATTCCACCGATTGGCATGATTGATTTTTCACCAATTATTGCATTGTTATTATTAGGATTCATTAGACAAGGTGTACTAATTGTAGTACAAAATATTTATATGACATTCTTTTAA
- a CDS encoding RNA-binding protein S4, with product MEHLIQHFRKEEQPFIERVLEWQRDVEYRYDNRLTDFLDPREQFIVSSIVGQNSDLSIHSAGLFEDAERKRMIISPSYFQSSLEDFEISVFQVKYPSKFIQLRHKDVLGALLSLGINRSKFGDIKIAEDIIQFAVTSDITDYLLINLTSIGKSKIHLELLSDMDGIIQSADKWVENTFTISSMRLDAILATMLKISREKAKLFIQGGKVKVNWTVRESTSFELQEGDIISVSGFGRFKIIMTEGRTKKDKIRLKIGHLVQK from the coding sequence ATGGAGCACCTTATTCAACATTTTAGAAAAGAAGAACAACCCTTTATTGAACGTGTTTTAGAATGGCAACGTGATGTTGAATATCGTTATGACAATCGGTTAACAGATTTCTTAGATCCGCGGGAACAATTTATTGTATCAAGTATCGTTGGTCAAAATAGTGACTTATCTATCCATAGTGCTGGTTTGTTCGAAGATGCTGAAAGAAAAAGAATGATCATCAGCCCATCTTATTTTCAATCAAGCTTAGAGGATTTTGAAATTTCCGTTTTCCAAGTAAAATATCCATCAAAATTTATCCAATTAAGACATAAAGATGTTTTAGGAGCGTTGCTGTCATTAGGGATAAATCGTTCGAAGTTTGGCGATATAAAAATTGCTGAGGATATTATTCAATTCGCTGTTACTTCTGACATTACCGATTATTTACTTATCAATCTTACTAGTATAGGAAAATCTAAGATCCATTTAGAATTACTTAGTGATATGGATGGAATTATTCAAAGTGCTGATAAGTGGGTAGAAAATACGTTCACCATATCTTCGATGAGATTGGATGCTATATTAGCGACAATGTTAAAAATTTCACGTGAAAAAGCAAAACTGTTTATTCAAGGTGGCAAGGTAAAGGTTAATTGGACGGTCCGAGAGTCTACCTCTTTTGAATTGCAAGAAGGAGATATCATTTCTGTAAGTGGATTTGGCCGTTTTAAAATAATAATGACTGAAGGACGTACAAAAAAGGATAAAATTCGCCTAAAAATAGGTCATTTAGTACAAAAATGA
- the divIVA gene encoding septum formation initiator, whose amino-acid sequence MPLSPLDIHNKEFTRGFRGYAEDEVNEFLDQVIKDYEIILREKKELEDKIKSMTERMSHYNTLEDTLQKSIIVAQEAAEEVRRNAQQEAKLIIKEAEKNADRIINEALTKSRKVAIEINDLKKQSKVFRGRLKMLVEAQLDMIKSDDWDTLMEYDIGLTSIQDQKRIDDEEDQYVGAKYKEEETNYHSFYEDEEEERKATNEELNHLL is encoded by the coding sequence ATGCCATTATCCCCTCTTGATATACATAATAAAGAATTCACACGTGGTTTCCGTGGTTACGCAGAAGATGAGGTCAATGAATTTTTAGATCAAGTTATAAAAGATTACGAGATTATATTAAGAGAGAAAAAAGAATTAGAAGATAAAATTAAATCCATGACTGAGCGTATGTCACACTATAATACACTTGAAGACACTCTACAAAAATCTATAATCGTTGCTCAGGAAGCGGCTGAAGAAGTTCGTCGTAATGCACAGCAAGAAGCAAAATTAATCATTAAAGAAGCAGAAAAAAACGCAGATCGAATTATAAACGAAGCTTTAACGAAGTCTCGTAAAGTTGCGATTGAAATTAATGATTTGAAAAAACAATCAAAAGTGTTCCGTGGACGCCTTAAAATGTTGGTGGAAGCACAATTAGATATGATTAAATCAGATGATTGGGATACATTGATGGAATATGATATTGGTTTAACTAGTATCCAAGATCAGAAAAGAATAGACGATGAAGAAGATCAATACGTAGGTGCAAAATATAAGGAAGAAGAAACGAATTATCATTCCTTCTATGAAGATGAAGAAGAGGAAAGAAAAGCAACAAACGAAGAATTAAATCATTTATTATAA